From one Gossypium hirsutum isolate 1008001.06 chromosome D08, Gossypium_hirsutum_v2.1, whole genome shotgun sequence genomic stretch:
- the LOC107900744 gene encoding transcription factor MYB83 yields the protein MRKPDPNMPKTNTNTNTTNKMKLRKGLWSPEEDEKLMKYMLTNGQGCWSDIAKNAGLQRCGKSCRLRWINYLRPDLKRGAFSLQEEELIIHLHSILGNRWSQIAARLPGRTDNEIKNFWNSTLKKRLKNNTSTSSSPNNSDSSEPRDVVGGIFPLHEHHAMTFCMDSISSSSTISMPPMGTGNQFDPFPLLNINRYDKTGGAAGLLDLPTCLTQGGLGEALYGDYGVLEPGKIALEGDFSLPPLESRSIEESNAAINSIDRKSNNNNHHHHHNNNTCFNNTDQSFKVGEAFGLENHHWEAENLRMGEWELEGLMDNISSFPNFLDFQVE from the exons ATGAGGAAGCCTGATCCTAATATGCCAAAAACCAACACCAACACCAACACCACCAACAAGATGAAGCTGAGGAAGGGGTTGTGGTCACCAGAAGAGGACGAGAAACTCATGAAGTACATGTTAACCAATGGACAAGGCTGCTGGAGTGACATTGCTAAGAATGCTGGTCTGCAAAGGTGTGGCAAAAGTTGTCGCCTTCGTTGGATTAATTACTTGAGACCTGATCTCAAACGTGGCGCCTTTTCTCTTCAAGAAGAAGAGCTTATCATACATTTGCACTCCATACTTGGAAACAG GTGGTCTCAAATCGCGGCTCGTCTTCCAGGAAGGActgataatgaaataaagaatttctggaactcaacactaaagaaaagattgaaaaacaACACATCCACATCCTCATCACCCAACAACAGTGATTCATCGGAGCCCAGGGATGTCGTAGGAGGGATTTTCCCTCTGCACGAACATCACGCGATGACCTTTTGCATGGACTCAATATCCTCATCATCAACAATATCCATGCCACCGATGGGTACAGGCAACCAATTCGATCCGTTCCCCCTGCTCAACATCAACCGTTACGATAAAACGGGCGGTGCAGCAGGTTTATTGGATCTGCCCACATGCTTGACACAAGGTGGTTTGGGAGAGGCATTATATGGGGATTATGGGGTTTTAGAGCCAGGGAAAATAGCGTTGGAAGGGGACTTTTCACTTCCTCCACTTGAGAGTAGAAGCATTGAAGAGAGCAATGCTGCCATTAACAGCATTGATAGGAAAAGCAATAACAacaaccaccaccaccaccataataataatacttgCTTCAACAACACTGATCAAAGCTTTAAAGTAGGGGAGGCGTTTGGGTTAGAAAATCATCATTGGGAAGCGGAAAACTTGAGAATGGGAGAATGGGAATTAGAGGGTTTGATGGATAACATATCTTCTTTCCCTAATTTCCTTGATTTCCAAGTTGAATAA
- the LOC121219856 gene encoding uncharacterized protein, which yields MLQLFFTIAFSAAPLTLYVPPVRSLNLFVETMEDLARESRVYTHRLYPRARFVWSRLLDCMLCNLSLD from the coding sequence ATGTTGCAGCTGTTCTTCACAATTGCTTTCTCTGCGGCGCCGTTGACTCTATATGTCCCGCCTGTGAGGAGTTTGAATCTCTTCGTAGAGACCATGGAGGATCTGGCAAGGGAGTCGCGGGTGTATACCCACAGGCTTTACCCACGTGCACGCTTCGTCTGGTCTAGGCTCTTGGATTGCATGCTTTGCAACTTGAGTTTAGATTAG
- the LOC107900743 gene encoding uncharacterized protein produces MEPAKIDWTRIDSRFVEDCVYEHINAPKWVDFLAPDPHQPSIDDDAWFCTPDCNHPKTAEDFLQPSPPSKLPRRSVPGGGAGNFPFRELNQGDAKLKRRGQQTQSSSFSKFDDSENHNPNLSTPLPNHQAKSLKATIKSSSEKNKPIITDGILQSQSDEIRPLKSSASARNLFAGRDILSHISEFCNELKKLASRAREREREENTQDEKTQVLGELDKERKPLLELGQEKHGIANEKEKMKINRNRTHGDEAENMTPSNISLNLEDVKHKNKGEERLLQIRTNPPSPQCFSAPTRSRLMERGILQEVKQNKDMKTEKAGSSVSSCSSSVVNNVNVTDGRQARALDVFWFLKPCTMSE; encoded by the exons ATGGAACCAGCAAAAATCGACTGGACCAGAATAGACTCCCGCTTCGTTGAGGACTGCGTTTACGAACACATCAACGCCCCTAAATGGGTTGATTTCTTGGCCCCTGACCCTCACCAACCTTCCATCGACGATGATGCCTGGTTCTGCACTCCTG ACTGTAACCATCCCAAGACTGCTGAGGATTTCCTTCAACCCTCTCCTCCTTCTAAG CTTCCACGACGATCAGTTCCTGGCGGTGGAGCTGGAAACTTCCCATTTCGGGAATTGAATCAAGG AGATGCCAAATTGAAGAGAAGAGGGCAACAAACTCAATCTTCTAGTTTTTCAAAGTTCGACGATAGTGAAAACCATAACCCAAATTTATCAACTCCTCTTCCTAATCACCAAGCTAAGTCTTTGAAAGCGACAATCAAGTCCAGCAGTGAAAAAAATAAACCCATTATAACAGATGGTATACTCCAGTCCCAAAGTGACGAGATACGGCCTCTGAAAAGTAGTGCGTCAGCTAGGAATTTGTTTGCTGGTAGGGATATACTGAGTCATATAAGTGAGTTTTGCAACGAGTTAAAGAAGTTGGCAAGCAGGGctagggagagagagagagaggaaaacACTCAAGATGAAAAGACCCAGGTTCTGGGTGAGTTGGACAAAGAGAGGAAACCATTGCTTGAATTGGGTCAAGAGAAACATGGCATTGCTAACgagaaagaaaagatgaaaat AAACAGAAACAGAACACATGGTGATGAGGCAGAGAACATGACACCCTCTAATATCTCACTAAATTTGGAGGATGTGAAGCACAAAAACAAAGGAGAAGAAAGGTTGCTGCAAATACGGACCAATCCACCCTCTCCTCAGTGCTTTTCTGCCCCTACCAGATCCAGACTTATG GAGAGGGGGATCCTTCAAGAAGTGAAGCAAAACAAGGATATGAAGACAGAAAAAGCAGGAAGCAGTGTATCTTCTTGTTCTTCTTCTGTTGTTAATAATGTTAATGTTACGGATGGAAGACAAGCAAGAGCGTTGGATGTATTTTGGTTCCTCAAGCCTTGCACAATGTCTGAGTAA